TACgataaacaaataaagaaatgTAGATTCGAGGCTTCATAATATTTAAAGAATCATTCTATTTTCAGAAATTGAATGATTTCAAAATCCACTTTAGAGAGTAGCGAAGCACTCCGGTCCAgttagttttaaataaaaactcatcaaaatatgatatagggatatgaggttgtaaaaaagtcatcaccctagtaCATATATCTCTCCTATTTACAGTGAGCGTTAAAATAAAGTGTACAAAacccataatttttaaaattgttgtaTGTCCAAATACCTCCAACTTACTTTCATCGCTAAACAGAATGTTGTTCTAGAAAGAAACTTCTTTATTTGAAgacttgaaaaaaatgtttttttttcaaaattatatttgacaCTTTATTTTGACGCTCACTGTATGTTCGCCCGGTTTGCACTAATATTTAAATAAGATAGTCATCTGGCAAGCGGTCTTTAGCAAATTTGCCACAAAGATTCTCCTAGGACGCTTTAACTACAGATGAGaatcatataaatcggttcagatttagatatagctcctgcaTATATAGATCGCCCGaatttcactttaagagccttGGACAATggatttatcaatcgatcttctcaaaattttgcataatctcTTAATTTACGACTTCTATTATTGTGACTACTATTATGTGCATGGATTTTGGTCTACATCGGTTCAATTTGAGATATCAAACTGAACCGATGTAgaccgggcgatatatatatgcaggagctatatctaaatctgaaccgatttttatgattcTCATCTGTAGTTAAAACGTCCTGGGAgaatctttgtgccaaatttactAAAGACCGCTTGCCAGATGACTATATTATTTCAATATTAGTGCAAACCGGGCGAACATACAGTGAGCGTCAAAATAAAGTGTCAAAtatcatttttgaaaaaaaaaaatatacaagaaTATCTACATCAGACTTTAAGtaatattgttaaaatgttGTCACTTTTTAGCCAATCTTTAAGAAATTTGATAAATACCACACATTTAGACACTAATTGGGTATGTTtagggtttttatacccaccaccatagaatggggtatactagtctggtcatttcgtttgtgagacctcgaaatattgatttaagaccccatatagtatatatatatattctggatcgtctcgacattctgaatcgatccagcaatgtccgtccatccctctaaccgtccgtcgaaatcatgatagcggtcgaacgcttaaagctagccgcttgaaattttgcacagatacttcgtaTTAATgtaagtcattggggattgtaaatggtgtatatcggttcagatttggatatagctcccatataaaccgatccccagatttgacttcttgagactcaatTCGGAACacagacttgagttatgacttctagcatcgatgccaagtatgatccgaatcggtcccttaacagatatagcccccatataaaccgatccccggatttgacttcctgagcccttagaagcataaattttcatttgattctgctgaaatttggaacaacaacttctactacttccaacatccatgctaaatatgatccgaatcggtgtataaactgatattgctcccatctGGGACGTAGCCATGATATTTAtttttggggggaggggggACGTTTTTGTACCAAAGTGTgcgaatatcaataaaatcttctagtctagtctagtagcctgcatcccaaatttcagatctgtagctcaatctataaagaaagtactaaatggtaccaattagGTACTAAGGTACTTTTAATTCTACCCTTTATGCGATTTCAACAATTCATCTAtggtacaacttatcgtatatttgtcaagacatcgatcatttttagcatttttttttaattttaccctcTACCGTTCACTGTCaaagtaaataagctatttcgtactttttggtactaaaacataaaagtatgaaatggtaccaaatacggtatGGTACTTCTTCCGTTTTCATTActatttttctagttttttccATCTACCCCCCTTTATTTCGCCGCAACAATCTTTTtagccaaatttcgaagttctagctctacccaTTCGTcctatgcaaagttcacctatttcgtaccatttttgggacttttttgtttctaaatgttCAAAAACTCTTATTTTCCATACTAATTTAGGTAGCTATAGTGTACTTAGATTCCAAAATTcatagctctagctcaattaacaaacaaggtaccaaaaagtaccaattgcggttctaaacgtaccatttttcccacttctggtactattttgggaattttttgtcaccaaatcctaatttttttttgagacgcTCGCGTTGGATAAAAAAGCATTATTCGCGCTTTTTaatacctaaacgtacgaatatcacaaaaccccGTCTTATTGCACGCCTACGACCCAAGACCCacattcatgccaaatttcatgagtttagctttagccgtttgggctgggagttgatcagtcagtcagtcaattacgcgactcttttatatatagagataaaatttcatcaaaatcggagaatcgaatcgagggtcaggcgtaatgggCTAATGGGCCCgagggcccccccccccccggcTACGTCCCTGACTCCCATtgaaccaatctcttgattttacttcttcagcccttagaagccttaattttcatccgatttgtctgcaaTTGAGAACATAGACTTGAGTTCTGACCTCCAATATCCATACCaattatgatctaaatcggtcaataaactgatatagcccccatataaaccgatgtcttgatttgacttcttgagcccttagaagcctcaattttcatccgatttagctgaaatttggaacaaaaacttctGTAACTACTTCCACAATCCATGCTaactatgatccaaatcggtgtataaactgatatagcccccatataaaccgatccccggatttgacttcttgaagccttagaagcctcaattttcatccgatttagctgaaatttggaacaaagacttgagttatgacttccaacatccatgccacgtctgatccgaatcggtttacaagcagatatagcccccataaaaaccgatcccggatttgacttcttgagcccatagaaaccctaaatttcacctgatttggctgatatatggcccaaaaaccctaTCTTATGAGCTACagcatcagtgccaagttttttccgaatcggtcaatatgatgaTACAGGCACCTCtgagtaccgatatcccgatatgacttctatgactttggaatccatggtggtgggtacccaaaattcGTCCCGGtcgaacgtagcacgctttttcttgttcctACTAGGACTGAGCTCCGAGTGAACAAACTCACCTAAACCTAGGACTTAACTGAgtcaatttgttaaaatttttcttagaatCCTTGGTGTTAAATACCAAAATTTCGACCAGGCTTAACTTAAGGCTTTTTTATTGGACTCTGTTTGTTATTCCATGTACAAAATCAAAATGTTAAAACGAAAGTTTTTACTCATTCCATTTCGTGATGTGGAAACCTGAACTTGCTAAAATAGACTGCATTGGCGTATTTGTTCGAGTATATGCAAAATAGCTTCTTTAGGTATATCCCCAGAGGCTTGCTGAACTTGCGCAGTAATTGTTGTAATTGCAGTTTCTTCATAGGCTGTATAGAGTTCACGAAGCTGAAGAGTGTTGTAGAGGTCTTTTACTTGTTGCACCATATGGGGATctgtaatagaaaattttgcttattacTCGCATTTCTAGGAGTTACAGcttttaccatttttcccatAGCACTCAAACATAATCCGCTTTTGTTCCTTGGAGGCCCTTTGCATACATTGCACAGCCAGCCAGGAACATTTGTTCTGTTCAATGTCGGTGCCAATTTTTTCCGTTGCCTTAGGGCtaccaaaaaaatcaaagtaaTCATTCTGCGCCTGTAGTAGATGACCAACatccatggaaattttttttatggtttgAAAATCTTGAGGATTTTTGTTGCTGAAAATgaaggaaatagaaaaaaaataaatctatgTCCTTAAAATTCCTTAGTAAATCGCCATTAAATTACCCCACAAGGGTCATGGCCAAGGCAATGGGGAAATAAATTGCCATATACGATGTCTTTAGTTCGGCAATACTCCTATACAAATCCATGGTGAAAGATTCCACAGACATTTGACCGGCCATCACATCCACACCTTGGCCACATGCTGTAATCAAGGTTATCTCATGGAATAACTCCACCAGATCCATATAACATTCGAAATCTCGAAAATGCTTGTGAAGCAAATAATAAGTCAGACTCTCAAATATGAAGGACTCATTTAGGCCCTTAAGGCCTATGGATTCGAGCCTATACCAGCAGGGTCTACCAAATCGTGTGATACTATTATCCATAATATCATCGCTTACGTCAAAGGCCAAAAGCAACAATTCAAGgcaccatcccaaaatgtttattGATTTTCGATTGGCTGTTGATAAATCTTGGCTCTTCATTAGATCCATATAGGCGGGTAGCAAAACTTTGGAACCCAAGTGGTGTATATCTCGTAGATTGTAATCCAGAGCCTGTTCAATAAAATGTTGCTTAGAAGTTTTTCCATTCAATTCAGTGTAAGGTTAAACTGACCTGCTCCATTCTGTTTCCCATGAGGCCCAAATTGTATTTCTTGGTTAGGTCCATCTTGGCGTCCAACAAatattctgaaaaatttttatttgaattgcttTATTTGCTATGCTGTAAGTAAATCGATCGAACCTGCATAAGTGGAACCATGTGAATACTCATCTCTGTATAAATTCTTTAAAGTTCTTGAGGCTTTTGTGGGTAGTGTTTTCGTTTTCGTAGATAAAAGTCTGTAAACAAAGGGAAAAATTTGGATACACTAAAGTTTACTAGTCATTCATTATTTGCTAGCCTGGGGGGCCCTGCTGTGCCTTCTACAATACAAAACAagtcaaatcgagtaataaagcttttgtgggcctcagaccccttatcggcagatcggtctatatgacagctatatctaaatatagtccgatctgaaacatatttgggtcagatgtcggaaagccaaaaattactcaatgtttcaaatttcagcgcaatcggtcaaaaaataaagcttttatgggccttagaccccttatcggcagatcggtcaatatggcagctatgtctaaatatagtccgatctgaaacatatttgggtcctatagtGGGAGGTATAAACCTATtgactgtttccaatttcagcgcaatcggttaaaaaataaagcttttgtgggcttcaggcccttaatcgggagatcggtctatatgacagctatatctagatatagtccgatctgaaccatatttaggtcagatgtttgGTGGtttaaaattactcactgttttaattttcaacgaaatcggttacacaataaaacttttatgggcttttatccctaatcggaagatcggtctatatgacagctatatctaaatatagtccgatctgaacgatattttgGTCCTATGtctggaggcctaaaactacccaccgttttaaatttcatcgaagtcgGGTAACAacttaagcttttatgggctccagaccctttatcggcagatcggtatatatggcagctatatctaaatatagtttgatctgatccatacttaggtcagacgTCGgaaagcctaatacaactcactatttaaaatttcagcgaaatcggttaaaaaataaagcttttatgggcttcagacccttaatcgggagatcggtctatatggcagctatatctagatatagtctgatctgaaccatatttgggtactatattaggaggcttaaaataatctactgttccaaatttcagcgaaatcgggtaatacgtaaagcttttatgggctccaaaccctttatcggaagatcggtctatatagcagctatatccaaatatagtccaatctgaaccatattttggtcctaCATCTAGAGGCCttgaactactcactgtttaaaattttggcgaaatcggttaaaaataaagcttttatgggcttcagaccccaaattgggagatcggtctacatggcagctatatccaaatatagtccgatctgaaccatgtttaggTCCTATGTCTGGGGGCCTAAAACTAcgcaccgtttcaaatttcagcgaaattggttacacaataaagcttttatgggcttgagagccttaatcgggaaatcggtctatatggcatctatatctaaatatagtccgatctgatccatattttggtcagacgTCGGAAATTCTAATactactcactctttcaaatttctgcgaaatcggatgaaaaatggagtatttatgggcattacACCCTTtaccggtagatcggtctataaagcagctatatctaaatatagtccgatctgaacgatattttgGTCCTATGtctggaggcctaaaactacccaccgttttaaatttcatcgaaatcgggtaacaaataaagcttttatgggctccagaccctttatcggcagatcggtatatatggcagctatatctaaatatagtttgatctgatccatacttaggtcagacgTCGGAAAGCCTAAtactactcactatttaaaatttcagcgaaatcggttaaaaaataaagcttttatgggcttcagacccttaatcgggagatcggtctatatggcagctatatctagatatagtctgatctgaaccatatttgggtattatattaggaggcttaaaataatctactgttccaaatttcagcgaaatcggatagtacttaaagcttttatgggcttcagatcccctatcggcagatcggtatatatggcagctatatcaaaatatagtccgatctgaaacatatttgggtcctatggtGGGAGGCATAAACCTattgactgtttcaaatttcagcgcaatcggttaaaaaattaagcttttaggggcttcagacccttaatcgggagatcggtctatatggcagctaaatccaaatatagtccgatctgaaacatatttgggtcctatagtGGGAGGCATAAACCTATtgactgtttccaatttcagcgcaatcggttaaaaaataaagcatttatgggcttcaggcccttaatcgggagatcgatctatatgatagctatatctagatatagtccgatctgaaccatatttaggtcagatgtcgaaaaacctaaaattactcacttttccaaatttcagcgaaatagggtaataaatatagcttttatgggcttcagaccctttatcggagcatcggtctatatagcagctatatccaaatatagtccaatctgaacgaTATTTTGGTCTTACATCTAGAGGCCttgaactactcactgtttaaaattttggcgaaatcgattaaaaaataaagcttttatggggttcagacccctaatcgggagatcggtctatatggcagctatatctagatatagtccgatctgaaccatatttaagtcagatgtcgggaggcttaaaagaacacaccgtttcaaatttcatcgaaatcggttagcaaataaagcttttatgggtttcagacccttaatcgggagatcggtctatatggcagctatatataaatattgtccgatctgaatcatatttgggtcagacgtCGGGACtacctactgtttcaaatttcagcgaaatcggatgaaaaataaagtatttatgggcattagaccctctatcggcagattggtctatatagcacctatatccaaatatggtccgatttggcccgttcaagatcttaacaagcgtgcatcaaaaagacatatctgtgccaaatttcagctcaatgtctcaatttttgaagcctgtagagtgaatacaacagacggacggacagacggacagacacacggacatcgttaaatcgtcttagaattttacgacgatccaaaatatattgattgcccaaaaagtaattgcggatttttcatatagtcggcgttgacaaattttttcaacggcttgtgactctgtaattgctttctttcttctgtcagttatcagctgttatttttaacttgctttagaaaaaaagtgtagaaaaagtatatttgattaaagttcattctaagtattattagaaatgcatttactttcttttaaaaaatccgcaattacttcttgggcaacccaatatactttgtagggtcggtaattgatatttcgatgtgttgcaaacggaatgattaaatgaatatatcccctatcctacggtggtgggtatgaaaaagtGTGGATGATATTGCTTTCATGAAATGTCTCTCATTCATGGGTTTCGCGTACACTCATGTTAAATTAGATAGCAcaagaaataattttaaaatgttttcttttattttgaaagtaataaaattagttttgtcgtatttttgttttttttttttttatcatgacTTATCAGCGTATCGGGATCATGATGAAGACCTTTCCACGAAgatattaattttataaaacCCAAATTCTTGCATGACCCTCTAGTTCTTATAAGCGTAACGATAGCagaacattttgcacaaaatacttTAGGGGACGGAATTTTATGCCggtggtggtgtaggttatgTCTAAGTAGGTAGATGGTAAATCTTGGTGGACTTTGGAAATAACAACTTCTCACTGATTATTCGTCGTGGTTATGGCATGGATTTGTGTACTGCACCGGGCAGCAAAAGAGGACTTCCTGTTACTGATTGTGCCTCAAATCACTTTTGGAAAGGCTTAAGGTAGCGGCAACAGATGTCTTAGGCAGAGTCACAGTCGGAAGAGTGTTTTTTTTCTCGTGGAAGCAAAGGACAGAAATCGCTGGTATACCCGTCCAGCTGAGACACAGAattcccaaaacaaaaatcatcgcCAGAAAGCAAAAGCAGTGCacaaaaatagtttaaaggcgATCCTAGGCAATTTGTGGCATGTGAATTGTTAATTATTGTACGTCTTCTTGAATCTTCTTAGGAATACACAGGTGGCTTTTTCGTGTGTTGAATTGTGTGATACACAAGCGTTGGTTAAAAACAATGTTTACGCagcttttggaaattttttcggTCCACACGTGTGGATTAACTAGTGTGtggattttattttctttggcaAACCGTAAAATAACAATGTTAGCACAACTTTTCTTGGTGATTTCTTTAGATAGGCTTTAAAACACACGTGTGGCTTTTAATGAGCggattttttgcaaataatagGCGTAGGCAAGCCATAGCGTACGAAACGATGTTTGCACAATATTCGGAGGTAATTTTTCTTTCGTTCGCTTGAATTCGCTTAATTTTTTCCgccaatttaaaaaatgttaaaaatattgggttgcccaaaaagtaattgccgattttttaaaagaaagtaaatgcatttttaataaaacttagaatgaactttaatcaaatatactttttttacactttttttctaaagcaagctaaaagtaacagctgataactgacagaagaaagaatgcaattacagagtcacaagctgtgaaatattttgtcaacgccgactatatgaaaaatccgcaattactttttgggcaacccaatacttaaaaTGGCTTTAATAACTTTCGACTATTTTTGTTGAATCGATCGATGTGGTTTCTTCGACGTCCAGAATAACAAGGAAGTAACCTAATTTTTGCAAAGTTCAGTACAAGCCAGACGAAAGCTTTTTCTCCGTGTGTGGGCACTAGATGCCAAAAAGTGCAGCCATTTGCCAAAGGCAAGAAAGAGTCTAAAAGTAGAAATtccagaaattgaaaaaaaaaatgggaaacaTCTAGGCCTCGAtttctaccaaaaaaaaaaaaaaatcacaaaattcaaaTAGTCTTCTCCCGGCCaaggaaaaaacaagtaagagcgtgctaagttcggccgggccgaatcttatataccctccaccattgatcgcatttgtcgagttctatgcgcggtatctctttttagacaaacatagaatattgaataagaactgttatcctattggagctatatcaagttatagtccgattcggaccataaatgaatgctgattgacattgtagaagtcattgtgtaatatttcagttccgccttgtaggagctcaaaaagcaaaatcgagagatcattcgaagtcataacaaaacacctcatgcaaaatttcagacaaatcggatgaaaattgcacgctctgttggctcaagaaatcaagatccaagatcggcttatatgacagctataccaaattatgatccgatttgaattatacttaacacagttattggaagtgataccaaaacaccacgtgcaaaatttcagtcaaatcggacaagaattgtgccctatagaggctcaagaagtcaaaatcccggatcggtttatatggcacctatatcaggttctgcaccgatttgcaccatactatgCAAAGtcattcgaagtcataacaaaacaccttatgcaaaatttcagacaaatcggatgagaattgcgcgctttattggctcaagaagtcaagacccaagatcggtttatatggcagctatatcaaaacatggaccgatttggcccttttacaatcttAACCaccctacactaatagaaagtagttgtgcaaagtttctagctttacaccttcgaaaattagcgtggtttcgatagacttacggacggacagacggacggacatggctagatcgatttaaaatgacatgacgatcaagaatatatataccttatcgggtctcagacacatatttcgaggtgttataaacagaatgacgaaattagcatacccccatcctatggtggagggtatgaaaagacAAACGACAGGAGAAGTGGAGAAAACCCGAGCGGGAGGTGAAGTACCGCCCTTCGCTACGCAAGCACTGACCTACCTACGCCGGGCCTGTGTCACCCGCCCTTCGGAatcatcctgttccctcaataGATCTCAGGAgggataccagaggtacgttcgcaagttcacccagatcataGAAGAAACGTCTTCCCAGAAAGGGAAGCCtatgtctctgcagacccggacaggaacaaagCAAGTGTTTAATAGTTTCCTCCTCAtcaaggcaactcctacagtagtcattgtgcggtatccccatgcgcgccgccatgcggccatGGCACAGTGTCTGGTTATGatccctgtcaaagtactcatcgacctcttatcgaaagcCAGCAATtctctcgtcctcctccggtcgatgaccggccatagc
The Stomoxys calcitrans chromosome 3, idStoCalc2.1, whole genome shotgun sequence genome window above contains:
- the LOC131996214 gene encoding farnesyl pyrophosphate synthase-like; translation: MDLTKKYNLGLMGNRMEQALDYNLRDIHHLGSKVLLPAYMDLMKSQDLSTANRKSINILGWCLELLLLAFDVSDDIMDNSITRFGRPCWYRLESIGLKGLNESFIFESLTYYLLHKHFRDFECYMDLVELFHEITLITACGQGVDVMAGQMSVESFTMDLYRSIAELKTSYMAIYFPIALAMTLVGNKNPQDFQTIKKISMDVGHLLQAQNDYFDFFGSPKATEKIGTDIEQNKCSWLAVQCMQRASKEQKRIMFECYGKNDPHMVQQVKDLYNTLQLRELYTAYEETAITTITAQVQQASGDIPKEAILHILEQIRQCSLF